ACCCCACCCTAACCCGGACCTTGGAAAGGGGAGGGAACAGAAATTCAATAATTCAATTTCTCCCCGATGGATTGGGGAAGGAACAGAAATTCAATTTCCCCCCAATCCATACGGGGGGATTAAGGGGGGTAAATCCCACTTGTGTGTACACCCTAGCCTTTCTAAGGGTGGGGTAAATTTGAGAATTATAAGTAATTAATTACACTTCAATTGAAACTTGCTGACGTACTTTCTGTGAATAGAAGGAAGCAGATTCGTCTCCTCGATCGCACTCTTGTGCAAACTTAATGAGATGATGCCCTACAAGTCCAACATGAATTAAACTTTCTATATTGCCAGCTTTTAAGGCTGGTTTTGCCATTTTCCAGAATGTTTTACGATAATTACCAAAAACACCTACCCTTAGTATGATATTTAATAAAATAGTCAAACCTTTTTTAATATTCTTCCAAGAAGTACGGGCTGGGCTATTGGGAACTTTGATGCGATTGGGATAGGTATGCTGCATATTGTAGGCAAATCGCTGATACAAAAATTCAGGTTCGTAGGCAACTGTAATGCAGCGTCGCCACATATTAATAACCTGTTCGTAAGGCATTAAAAACTGAATATTTGATTCCCGATTATCCTCAAACACGAGTCGCCCTTCTTGTTCTAATCTTCGCCACAATGGAGTTTTGGGTAATGCGTAGAGCAGGTTGATTGTCAGCATGGGAATCTGGGACAATCGAATAAATTCCAGAATTTTATTTGGTGTATCAGGTGTATCGGTATCAAATCCTATAATGATTCCCGATACGACTTCTATGCCATAACTGCTCAAAACTCGAACTGCTTCCAGGATTGGCATACTGAGGTTGTGCGTTTTAGAAATCGCTTGGAGAGCATCAGTTTCTGGTGTTTCAATACCGCAGAAAACTGTACAAAAATAAGCTTCACGCATCATTTCTAACAATTTGGGGCTTTGTGCCAAATTGAGTGTCGCTTCACAGGCGAATTGAATGGGATACCCATTGCGCTTTTGCCAGTCAATCAGGTGAGGAAGCAACTTCATGAGAGCACGGCGATCGCCCACAAAGTTATCATCGACAAAGTAAACTGCGCCTGGATTACCGGATTCCAGCATGGCATCTAGTTCAGCAAGAACTTGCTCTGGTTCCTTAAGGCGGGGGTTGCGTCCGTAAAGTTCGGGGATATCACAAAATTCACAACGGTAAGGACAACCACTGGAAAACTGAACATTGGCAAGAAAATATTGTTTGAGATTAACCAAATGATAGGCTGGAATGGGAAACTCGTTCAAAGGTAAGCGTTCTTTGGTTTCAAAACGAATTTGCTTTTCGGGACGTGTGGTGTGTGTGTCTAAATATTCAATCATTTGGTCAGTCGCATCTCCCATTTCTCCCAAATGTAAAATATCAAAGTTGGGGTAATATTCCGGGCAACCGGAGACAGAAGGACCTCCCACAACTGTTATTTTGCCTTCTGTGTGGGCAATTTCATTGATTTGATTAATCTGCTCCCGTTGGATGTGCATTCCACTCACAACGATCGCATCAGCCCATCGGTAATCTGACTTTTTTGCCGATCGCACGTTTTCATCAATAAACCGAACCTCCCATTGTTTGGGTAAGTAAGCAGCCACAACTAAAATACCTTGTGGTGGCATGAAAGCTCTAACACGACTTATCAAGGGATAAGCGTGATGGAAAGTTCCAAATGACCGACTGTACTTGGGGAAGATGCAGAGGATGCGCTTTTGATGGCGCGGAATGTAGGAGGTTGTTGAAGTATTGCTAGCAAAGGTTTTTTCTAAAAGCATTATCGTGATTACAATAACGAGTTGAATTGTTTACTTTTCCACATCCTGTGAAAAGTCAGAAGTATGTGTTACAACAGTGGCTTGTTGGTAAAAACACTTTTACCACCTTTTTCTACAACAAAAAATGTTGGCATAGCCAAATTT
This genomic interval from Scytonema hofmannii PCC 7110 contains the following:
- a CDS encoding B12-binding domain-containing radical SAM protein; its protein translation is MLLEKTFASNTSTTSYIPRHQKRILCIFPKYSRSFGTFHHAYPLISRVRAFMPPQGILVVAAYLPKQWEVRFIDENVRSAKKSDYRWADAIVVSGMHIQREQINQINEIAHTEGKITVVGGPSVSGCPEYYPNFDILHLGEMGDATDQMIEYLDTHTTRPEKQIRFETKERLPLNEFPIPAYHLVNLKQYFLANVQFSSGCPYRCEFCDIPELYGRNPRLKEPEQVLAELDAMLESGNPGAVYFVDDNFVGDRRALMKLLPHLIDWQKRNGYPIQFACEATLNLAQSPKLLEMMREAYFCTVFCGIETPETDALQAISKTHNLSMPILEAVRVLSSYGIEVVSGIIIGFDTDTPDTPNKILEFIRLSQIPMLTINLLYALPKTPLWRRLEQEGRLVFEDNRESNIQFLMPYEQVINMWRRCITVAYEPEFLYQRFAYNMQHTYPNRIKVPNSPARTSWKNIKKGLTILLNIILRVGVFGNYRKTFWKMAKPALKAGNIESLIHVGLVGHHLIKFAQECDRGDESASFYSQKVRQQVSIEV